One Helianthus annuus cultivar XRQ/B chromosome 7, HanXRQr2.0-SUNRISE, whole genome shotgun sequence genomic region harbors:
- the LOC110896129 gene encoding UDP-glycosyltransferase 90A1 produces MPITTHFSTELLIYIYMFTHKHKHIQSHKQMASSLPVDSTHRPHIVLFPFMSKGHTIPLLHLARMLVTRGITVTIFTTKANKPFIAQVLETCPDGNSISIIHLPFPNNIEGIPHGIESTDKLPSMSLFPQFVIATKHLQPHFEMSLKNLGNVTCIVSDGFLSWTLASANKFGIPRLSFYGMNAYSGAVQHSVNVNQSLWGPESDDGLITVPGFPWIQITRNDIDYPFTQRNPSGPFHDFIMESIASSVNSYGTIVNTFHELEPRFIDYINRKMKPTPWCVGPLCLAEPFGCSDKQPNGSNSSKWITWLDQKLLQGCSVLYVAFGSQAEISTQQMEAISKGLEQSEVNFLWVVRNCESNVLSELGDKVGDRGMIVTEWVNQMEILKHESVNGFVSHCGWNSVLESICAGVPILAWPMMAEQPLNARMVVEEIKIGLRVETCDGSVRGFVKADGLKKMVKELMEGEKGKEVRKRVKEVGAAAKAAVADGGSSWRTLNELINEVESVRNKGKSDGEM; encoded by the coding sequence ATGCCAATAACCACACATTTCTCTACCGAacttctcatatatatatatatgtttacacacaaacacaaacacatacaAAGTCATAAACAAATGGCTTCATCACTTCCTGTTGATTCAACACACCGCCCTCACATCGTACTATTTCCATTTATGTCCAAAGGCCACACCATCCCGCTACTCCACCTAGCCCGCATGCTAGTCACCCGCGGGATCACGGTCACTATTTTCACCACCAAAGCTAACAAACCATTCATTGCTCAGGTTCTTGAAACCTGCCCAGATGGTAATTCCATATCCATCATACACCTTCCGTTTCCTAATAACATTGAGGGCATACCTCACGGTATCGAGAGCACCGATAAGCTACCTTCAATGTCTCTTTTCCCCCAATTCGTTATCGCGACAAAACACTTGCAGCCTCACTTCGAAATGTCACTCAAAAACCTCGGAAACGTCACATGCATCGTTTCCGACGGGTTTTTGAGCTGGACGCTTGCGTCCGCAAACAAGTTTGGCATCCCTCGGCTGTCATTTTACGGGATGAACGCGTATTCAGGTGCGGTGCAGCATTCTGTGAATGTAAACCAGAGTCTGTGGGGACCCGAGTCGGATGATGGATTAATCACCGTGCCCGGGTTCCCCTGGATTCAAATCACACGGAATGATATTGATTACCCATTTACCCAACGTAACCCATCCGGTCCCTTCCATGACTTCATAATGGAGTCGATTGCCTCATCGGTAAACAGTTATGGTACGATAGTGAACACGTTCCACGAGCTGGAGCCGCGGTTTATAGACTACATAAACCGCAAAATGAAGCCCACACCTTGGTGTGTAGGGCCACTGTGTTTAGCCGAGCCGTTCGGCTGCTCAGATAAACAGCCGAACGGCTCGAACAGCTCGAAATGGATAACGTGGCTAGACCAGAAACTTCTCCAAGGATGTTCTGTGTTATACGTCGCATTCGGGTCACAAGCCGAGATATCAACACAACAAATGGAGGCCATATCAAAAGGTTTAGAGCAATCCGAAGTTAATTTCTTGTGGGTAGTCAGAAACTGCGAGTCGAATGTTCTTAGTGAGCTCGGAGATAAGGTAGGAGACCGAGGGATGATCGTGACGGAATGGGTGAACCAAATGGAGATACTAAAACACGAGAGTGTGAACGGGTTCGTGAGCCACTGCGGATGGAACTCGGTGTTGGAGAGTATATGTGCGGGGGTGCCGATTTTGGCGTGGCCCATGATGGCGGAGCAGCCGCTGAATGCGAGAATGGTGGTGGAGGAGATAAAGATCGGGTTAAGGGTCGAGACGTGTGATGGTTCGGTTAGAGGGTTTGTGAAGGCGGATGGCTTGAAGAAGATGGTTAAGGAGTTGATGGAGGGTGAGAAGGGGAAAGAGGTGAGGAAAAGGGTTAAGGAGGTTGGCGCGGCCGCGAAGGCAGCGGTGGCGGACGGTGGTTCGTCGTGGCGGACGTTGAACGAGCTCATAAATGAGGTGGAGAGTGTTAGGAATAAGGGGAAGAGCGATGGAGAGATGTGA